DNA from Candidatus Aminicenantes bacterium:
GCTGAGCTTTTTTATCTCGCCGATGAACCAGCCCAGGTCGGCGTTGAGAGTTGGCTCGCCGGAACCGGAAAAGGTGATGAAATCGAGATGCGGGATGTGCGGCAGGGTCGAGCGGAGCTCGGCGAGCAGCTGCTTTTTCGGGAAAAAGCTTTGCCGCTCGATGGTCAGGCGGGTGGTGGGGCCGCATTCGCAGTACAGGCAGTCCAGGCTGCAGGTTTTAAAGGGGATGACGTCCAGCCCCAGCGAGATGCCCAGGCGCCGGGAGGGGACAGGCCCGAAAACAAAACGGGGTTTGGAATCACGATCGATATTTTTCATGGGTGCTCTAATTTATTCCCAGGTTGTTTTCAACCTCAGGGCGGGGGCAAGCCCCGCCCCTACATCCGATCCATTCATTTCTAATACACATAGAATAACGCGCACTTGAGGTAATCGGACTGGAACAGGGGCAGCAGCACCGCGTGATCGTATGGCTGCGACTTGAAATCGATCAGCTTGATCCGGCGGCCGGCATCCTTGGCGGCGCTGATGATCACCTGCAGGAAATCGTCTTTCTCCAGGAAGTGCGAGCACGAGCAACTGATCAGATAACCTCCCGGGCGGATCATCTTCAGCGCCCTCAGGTTGATCTCCTTGTAGCCGCGCTTGGCTTCCGGCAATTTGTTCTTGGCCTTGACGAAAGCCGGCGGGTCGAGGACGACAATGTCCTTGTTGACGCCGGCCTTGCTCATCTCCTTGAGCACCTTGATGGCGTCGTCCTGGCTGAAGGTGAAATCGGCTTCGGCAAAACCGTTGAGAGCGACGTTCTCCCTGGCCTGCTTCATGTATTCGCCGGA
Protein-coding regions in this window:
- a CDS encoding class I SAM-dependent methyltransferase, producing MLCGPPLTGPVTFLETGLRFEADVMRGQKTGFFLDQRDNYLLLKGIVAGCEVLDAFSYAGAWGLHARAFGAAHVEFLEISGEYMKQARENVALNGFAEADFTFSQDDAIKVLKEMSKAGVNKDIVVLDPPAFVKAKNKLPEAKRGYKEINLRALKMIRPGGYLISCSCSHFLEKDDFLQVIISAAKDAGRRIKLIDFKSQPYDHAVLLPLFQSDYLKCALFYVY